Proteins encoded together in one Miscanthus floridulus cultivar M001 chromosome 16, ASM1932011v1, whole genome shotgun sequence window:
- the LOC136513172 gene encoding 3-deoxy-manno-octulosonate cytidylyltransferase-like, whose translation MPICAPSSDSSSSSGSGARVWVLHGLALGAAAAAAAAAVAFLYRRPSGFRSRAVGIIPARFASTRFEGKPLVQILGKPMIQRTWERVMLASSLDHVVVATDDERIAECCRGFGADVIMTSESCKNGSERCCEALKMLEKRYDIVVNILGDEPLIEPEIIDGVVMALQRAPDAVFSTAVTSLKPEDAFDTNRVKCVVDNQGYAIYFSRGLIPFNKSGNINPKYPYLLHLGIAGFDSNFLKIYPELPPTPLQLEEDLEQLKVLENGYRMKVIKVDHDAHGVDAPDDVEKIEALMRVRNIQ comes from the exons ATGCCGATCTGCGCGCCGTCGTCCGACTCCTCGTCGTCTTCGGGCTCGGGTGCGCGCGTGTGGGTACTGCACGGGCTAGCGCTcggcgcggcggccgcggccgctgccgctgccgtggCATTCCTGTACCGGCGGCCGAGCGGGTTCCGCAGCCGCGCGGTGGGGATCATACCCGCGCGCTTCGCCTCCACGCGCTTCGAGGGCAAGCCGCTCGTCCAAATCCTCGGCAAGCCCATGATCCAG AGAACATGGGAAAGAGTTATGCTAGCTTCTTCTTTGGACCATGTTG ttgTGGCAACGGACGATGAAAGAATTGCAGAATGCTGTCGAGGATTTGGAGCTGATGTTATAATGACATCAGAATCTTGCAAAAATG GATCTGAACGCTGCTGCGAGGCACTAAAGATGCTTGAAAAACGTTATGATATTGTCGTCAATATTCTAGGAGATGAGCCTCTTATTGAACCGGAGATAATAGATGGTGTAGTTATGGCACTGCAG CGAGCTCCTGATGCAGTCTTCAGCACAGCTGTTACTTCACTGAAACCAGAAGATGCATTCGACACAAATCGAGTGAAGTGTGTTGTGGATAATCAGGGCTACGCGATATACTTTTCAAGAGGGCTGATTCCATTCAATAA ATCAGGGAACATCAATCCAAAATATCCATATCTTCTTCATCTTGGAATCGCG GGCTTTGATTCAAACTTTTTGAAGATCTATCCAGAACTTCCACCAACACCGTTACAATTGGAAGAGGACCTAGAGCAACTGAAAGTACTTGAAAACGGCTATAGGATGAAG GTGATCAAAGTTGACCACGATGCCCATGGTGTGGATGCACCTGACGATGTTGAGAAAATCGAAGCACTGATGCGGGTGAGAAACATTCAGTAG
- the LOC136513723 gene encoding uncharacterized protein, whose product MASPARPAAASVSGAFGLLPDPKRCSFDQALRQKDFQENRLLMSFVNFHEQEKISKEIVTDAIETCMKKQADNLLNSLEVISGRLSQLELYCYKLERSIGELRSDVMDYHNEANLNFQCLEKQVKEVQKSVQVVQEKQGLAETQKEMSKLQVVHEDSAQKSEGTAPSAFMTRENEVALVPFHQVNAIQSPAVQFQSCSGLILQQLVPVQDQQRSNQTAVYCMRGQSHLEHRQAQMFQAAAQSVQTHTRKTQPQTVVEVPQVTSQAPEFYPQPQHQWQHQTGQQVQSQARQPQPQVVQQQQYSNIQQGPAQMVKLQTSSPHAHSTPQVTLVYPPYGAHQSACGNAEARTGGMVVPPSYPTISSSQLKHHETAPIYVQSNTVSVPLAEQHQQLHSRSNGSFVPQPSKVNPCGVASYTVQGNAQTYSPAYGSPSSNPATIVAVLNQQAHCSAPMVLHHLGPQSVQNHPVDIAEKVARMGYSKDQVEGLALRMVAAGQPAEYNHLHDRLSSVSHGVAPHAWSG is encoded by the exons ATGGCGTCCCCGGCACGCCCCGCAGCCGCATCCGTCTCCGGCGCCTTCGGcctcttgcccgaccccaagcgcTGCTCCTTCGACCAGGCGCTCCGGCAGAAG GATTTTCAGGAGAACAGACTGTTGATGTCATTTGTTAATTTCCATGAGCAAGAAAAGATTTCTAAAGAAATCGTGACAGACGCTATAGAAACATGCATGAAGAAACAAGCAGATAACTTGTTGAATTCACTGGAAGTTATCAGTGGTAGGCTGTCACAATTGGAGTTATATTGCTATAAGCTGGAAAGGTCCATTGGAGAATTGCGAAGTGATGTGATGGATTATCATAACGAAGCAAATCTCAACTTTCAGTGCCTTGAAAAGCAAGTGAAAGAG GTTCAGAAATCTGTGCAGGTCGTTCAGGAGAAGCAGGGGCTTGCTGAAACTCAGAAAGAAATGAGCAAACTTCAGGTAGTACATGAGGATTCTGCACAAAAGAGTGAAGGTACTGCTCCATCAGCTTTCATGACTAGAGAAAATGAGGTTGCCCTTGTGCCATTTCACCAAGTAAATGCTATTCAGTCTCCTGCTGTGCAATTCCAAAGTTGCAGTGGCCTTATTCTACAGCAACTGGTGCCAGTCCAAGACCAGCAGCGCTCGAACCAAACTGCTGTGTACTGTATGCGAGGCCAAAGTCATCTGGAGCACAGACAGGCCCAAATGTTTCAAGCTGCTGCTCAATCTGTGCAGACACACACTCGGAAAACTCAGCCACAGACAGTAGTTGAGGTACCTCAGGTAACCAGTCAGGCACCAGAGTTCTACCCTCAACCGCAGCATCAATGGCAACATCAAACCGGTCAGCAGGTTCAGTCCCAGGCAAGGCAACCACAACCACAGGTggtacagcagcagcagtacagCAATATCCAGCAAGGTCCAGCACAGATGGTTAAGCTGCAAACGTCCTCTCCACATGCTCATAGCACACCACAGGTGACACTAGTATATCCTCCATATGGGGCTCATCAGTCTGCATGTGGTAACGCTGAGGCACGCACCGGGGGCATGGTCGTGCCACCTTCATACCCCACAATTTCCTCGTCCCAGCTGAAGCATCATGAAACTGCTCCTATTTATGTACAAAGCAACACGGTTTCTGTTCCGTTGGCGGAGCAGCATCAGCAGCTTCATTCACGCAGCAATGGTTCATTTGTACCTCAGCCAAGCAAAGTTAATCCATGTGGTGTCGCATCATACACGGTACAAGGGAATGCACAGACCTACAGCCCTGCTTATGGAAGCCCTTCCAGCAATCCTGCTACTATTGTTGCTGTCCTTAATCAACAAGCACATTGCAGTGCTCCCATGGTGCTTCATCACTTGGGCCCTCAGTCAGTGCAGAACCATCCAGTAGACATTGCTGAAAAGGTTGCTCGGATGGGTTACTCAAAGGATCAAGTTGAGGGCCTTGCACTCCGTATGGTGGCTGCAGGCCAGCCTGCAGAATATAACCACCTGCATGATAGGTTGAGCTCTGTTAGCCATGGGGTAGCTCCTCATGCATGGTCTGGATAG